The following nucleotide sequence is from Halobacillus mangrovi.
CAGCCATATTAAAGATTCCTGTATTCACAGATTTGCTAATTGTAGGTCCTCTTTTGAACCAGCCGAGGAATCGAGGCAAATTGAGAGGTGTTATAAATTTGAGTAAGCACTCCTATCACAAGAGACCCCACATACACTTCCCACATCCATAGAGACCCCGTTCATATGTAAAGCCCCCATTGCCCCCAATAATAAGACCTCTAAGTAAATCACAGACTAATAAAAGTGATTTTCTATTAAAACGATCGGCAATGACTCCCGCAATGGGCTGGATTAGAACAGGCAGGCGTTCTAAAGCAGCGACAATCCCCATGCTCAACGGCGACTCTGTAATAGCTAAGACAATTAAGGGTAATGCAATCATGTAGATTTGATCCCCGAAGAAGGACACCAGGTTTCCCCCAATAAACCTGAAAACCTGGCTATTCTTTTTAAACTCCGGAGCTTTCTGTACGGTCTCGAACTTTTCCTCAAGCTGATTCATTGATTTAGTCATTCTCCAAAAATACATTTAGTTCTTTTGGCAAAGTGGTGAGAGCTTGAACATTTAATTCGTAACGTGATGATGGTGCGGCTACCAGCCTGGCTAATTTCAATAATTTTAAATGGTGATGGACGGTTGTTTTTCCCATCTCTAATTTTTCCGTCAGCTCCTGTAAGGTCATGCTTTTCTCGTTTAATAGTTTTAGGATGCGAAGCCGGGTTTCGTCTCCCAAAGCTTTATATTTTTGCACGAGCATTTGATTAGGAACATAAGGGTCGTTAGGTTGAATACTTTCATTTGCGACGGGATAATAAAATACCTTCGCTCCTTCGATATCCGCTTCAACGTTCCAGGGTCTGTAGATATACTGTGGGATCAGCATCACCTTATAAACGCTAGGTTCTGGTCGATATGTTATTCCGTTTGTTGCCCATTCGACAAAAGCTTCAGCCTCAAGCTTTTCTTCCATCGCTTTTTTGACTCTACATCTCTTGCTAGTAGACGTGACATTTCTTCCTGGTTTGGTTGAATAACCGTTCCCAGCCACCCTTCCATCACTTCAACCAAGTGATTCTTCAATTTTCCTACGTCTGTATCGCAGATGAACGAAATATATTCAGGAAAAAAGCATTTTCATTGGTTAGCTTTTGTAATTCTCTCACCGCCTCTATAGAACCTTGTGCAGCCTGTCTTCTTTTATGTTGGTAGCTTTCACCAAAATAAGGGATGGAGATGAATCTTAAATCGTTTGAGGGAAGATCTTTGATGTAGGAACGGAACTCCTTCATTGTTTGGAAGTCTTTTTGATGGAGCAGCTGAAGCAATGTTTTCCACGTATTTTTCTCTCGGACATATTGAACTTCAGCTTCTAATGATGGGCTCAAGGAATTTCTAATTTCCTCCCAATTTTCTTTTGGATACTCAAGCGTTTGAATTAAGGCATCATTCGTGATCGCAGCAAGTCCTAAGGCTGCCTCCCATAATAAGGATTGTTTCAATTCTATGCGGTACGTTTCTCTTCCCTTTGTACTCGTAGAAAATAATTCCATTATTATCACCTCACTCATATTCTAAACTTATAGAATTTATTATTCAATTTATTTCGTATGACTACTCAAAAAACACTCCCACTGCAGAAGGGAGTGCTAGTTTTGATATAGAGTGCACTGATACCTGGTCACACCTTTATACTTTTCACCAAGGCTTTTCACTTCAAATCCAAGTTTCTGATAAAAGCCTACTGCCTCATCATCCGTTTCAGCCGATAACTCTCTTAGCTTATATTGTTCAAGGATAAACTCAACCATGCTTTTACCGATCCTCTGTTTCCTATAACCCGGCGAGACTGCAATTTGTTGGATGACAGCATTGTAGTTAGTAGTGAACTTTATTCCCATGCACCCGGCAAGCATTCCCTCCTTTTCGTATAGAAATAGGGATTGTTCTTCTGATTTAAGATACTGAAAGAGCGCTTGTTCTGCTTTACCTTCTGATGTCGCTAAGCAAAGGAGAGGCTTAATGGCTTGATAATCATCGGTTGAGGTGAACCTTCTCATCCTCACTGCCTCCTTTTTAAAACAATCGTTTGATTAAGTGAGTGAATGGATAACCGCTTCAATAGAAAGATAAAAACTATGTAAATGAAACCTTTTTCGCAGATTTCTAAACTATCTTTCAGCCTGTATTAAGAACCTGTGCTGCCTTACTTCAAAATATCCTCTGTCTTTTATTATTTCATTAATAGAGTAGAGTTCATCCTGGTAGTCTTCCAAGTTGAAATCAGGAACCTGCCACGGAATAGCTTTTAAGTAATAAACAAGGGCACCGATATCGAAAAAACGTTGAACAGGATAATCTTCACGGATCGTTACCACCTTGAACTCCTGAGCTTTCAATCCATTCATAGCTTCAGTCAGATTCCAATCTTTGTATTGATTCTCTTTTGCATGAAGGGCTTCATTGATCTGCAGGCAATCAAGCCCGCCCACCTGTTGAGTCAAAAACGTCCCTCCTGGTTTTAAAACTCTTTTCACTTCTGAGGGATCAAACGACTCGTGCTTATTTACAATTAAATCGAACCTATTGTCTTCAAAAGGAAGTTTGTCATCTTCATTGATTTGTACTATCTTCACCCCTAAAGGCTCAAGACGATTTTTTGCAACCGGAAGATTGGGCTCGTAGCCTTCTGTTGCAGCTGTATAATCAGGCAAAGGACGCAATTGTGATAGGAACTCTCCGCCGCCCGTGCCCATATCAAGCATAGCTTCTGTATTTCTCATCAACCTTCGTACTTTACTCCCGTAAGACCATGATAAAGCTCCGCTTTGAATCCTGCCTGTTCCACTAACATAAGAAAAATCCCAACCACTGAATTCCTCGTCCATTTCCTTCAATTCTTCTAAAAATAGCTCATCCCTCTTCATCTTTCGCCCTCCCTCTCCCTATTGCTTGTATTCATCATACCATTATTTTCTTACCCCCCATCTCTTTTCCTATACATCCGACTCCCATCCCGAATCACCTCTGCGATAATCAGTAAATAAGTCCCTTTCATTCCCAATTATGCATAATGTTTATAAATTCGGGAACGAGGTATTAGTGAAAGACTTTGAATTTATTTATAAGTAAAACTTAACTGGAGGTATACGGCCATGAGAAGGTCATTAATATCCTTGATTTTGCCCTCTTTTAACGAAGAGGAAAACATACCATTAATTTATGAGAACCTGCATCACATCATGGCATTGGTAAACTATGATTACGAATTAATCTTCATTGATGACGGAAGTGAAGACCAGACGCTTGAGTATATTCAGGATCTGGGAAGAAAACATCCACATGTAAAATATGTTTCATTTACAAGGAACTTCGGAAAAGAGGCTGCTCTATTAGCGGGTCTCGAAAAATCTAATGGTGATGCAGTCATCATAATGGATGCTGATTTGCAGCACCCGGCTTTTCTCATTCCTGAAATGATCCAGGGATATGAAGAAGGCTACGATCAAGTCATCGCAAAGCGGAACCGTAATGGGGAATCCCCCTTACGAAAAACCCTCTCCACACTTTTTTACAAAGGAATTAATCAATTAGTTGATGTCACGCTTAAAAATGGGATCGGCGATTTCCGTTTGCTGAGCCGCCCTGTAGTGAATGATATATTAAAATTAAGTGAAGGAAACCGCTTTTCGAAAGGATTATTCGCGTGGGTTGGTTATGAGGAAAAAGTAATTAATTACGAGAACGTCGCCCGCCAATCAGGTTCTTCGAAATGGTCGCTTTCTAAACTGCTGAACTACGCAATCGATGGGCTTGTATCATTTAATACAAGACCACTGCGTATATGCTTGTACACAGGGATGTTGATCTTATTAATGTCACTCGGGTACATCGCCTTCATATTCGTGCAGATTGTAAGAAACGGCATTGATGTGCCAGGCTATTTCAGTACGATATCTGCTATTCTCTTCCTCGGAGGAGTCCAGCTGCTCAGTCTAGGCGTCATTGGTGAATATATTGGAAGAATGTACAACGAAGTGAAGCGGCGTCCGCACTATTTAGTAAAGGAATCCAACATTCATGATTCAAAAAATAAAGTCTCTCAATAATGAGTTAACCCGGTTTATCCTGGTCGGAGGAATCAATACACTCAATTACTATTTCATCTTTCTACTGCTTCACAACCTCCTCCGGGCTCATTATATGGTCGCTCACATTACCGGGTTTTTGGTCAGCTTTGTCATCTCGTTTTACTTGAATACGTATTTTACGTACAGGGTGAAGCCGACCTTAAAAAAATTTTTACAATTTCCATTGACGCAAGTGGTCAACCTCTCGACCTCATCCTTTCTCGTCTATGCATTAGTCGAGTGGTTTGCCCTGAATAGTAACCTTGCACCAATCATCGCCGTATTCTTCACAGTACCCATCACATTCATTGTGACAAGTAAAATATTAAAGCAGTAATGGTGGTAGCCTATGAAAAAATTTCTTTGGATCTTATTAGGGAGCCTCTTGGCTGCAAGCCTATCGCATCTTTTTTTCTTGCAAGAGTGGGCGGACGGCGGCTATATGGCTGGACCGAACGACGGCTTGAACCAAATGCTTCCTTTCAAACAATTAATCTATGAAAATTATACAAAAGGCAATTTCTTTTACTCTTTCGAATTCGGGTTTGGCGGAGGCATATACGGACAGCTCGGCTACTACTTTTCAACCAACCTTTTCTTCCTTTTGACGATTGTAGTCGTTTTCCTGCTTGAACTCATGCACATCATCAATGCTCCTGATGTGCTGTTTTGGGCGCAATTGACTGTCTTCACCAGTATCCTGAGAATGGCAACAGTGATGATCATAACCACTTATGTATTCCGTTACTTTTCCGTTCGTGCTTTGCCCGCTTTTGCTGGTGCAGCTCTGTATGGATCCAGTGTCATCTACTTCCGTCACGTTATCTATTGGGAGTTTTTCGCAGACGCGTTTTTATTTATTCCTATACTTGTTTTAGGCGTAGAAAAAATCATCCGCGAACAAAAACCAGGCTGGTTTCTTTTTGCGGTAGCTGTCACCTTGTTCAACAATTTTTATTTTTCTTACATATCGCTGCTATTCATCGGTATCTACATATTGGTCCGCTGGTTCATTCCATTGGAAAAGCGCGAGACGGGGAAATTAAAGCAAGTGAAGCTCTATTTAATTTCAGGAAGTCTAGGATTCGGTTTAGGCTCACTTGCGTTCATTCCGACTGTCTATGCTTACTTAAACAACTACAGGCCTGCTTTTAACCAGCAAAGACCACTGCTTAACCTTTCTGACAATATTTTGCTCGACAGCCGGACGTTTTTACTCGCTGGTGTTGTCGTCATTTTCTTGTTCCTGTTTTCCTTTTACAAAAACAGGCTGTTCCGTTTCTTTGCATCCTTGACACTCCTGTTCATCGTCTTTCACTTCAGTCCTTTTATGGGTAGTGCCTTCAACGGATTCTCTGCACCTCGAAACCGCTTTGAATATGCAGGTTTTTTTGTGGCTGGGGCACTTGTAGCTGTCGGCTTACATCTCAACAGACACATAAAGAAGGCTGAGCTCTCTATAGCTGTTGTGCTCACTATATTGATGTACGGAATTTTTGCTTGGTCAGATCAGCATTACAGCATTGATCACATTTATGATGTGTATATGATTGTCCAGATTGCCGTGACAATCGCTTCAGTTTATTTAATCAGTATGCCTGACAAAAAGTTAAAGAGGGTAGGGATCTCCCTTCTCATCCTTGTTAATGCAGGCATGATGAATGCCTATCAATACGATAAGCTCTACACAGCAGGAAACATCCGGGCTACGACAAAAGATTATATCCTAAGTGATGCTTATAATTCCGAAAAGCAAAGCAAGCTCATCGAAACCATAGAAGAACAAAACAAACGTACCTTTTCCCGAGTGGAATGGAGAGGGATGGACGACAAAAACAATATGCCGCTTATCCAAGACTTTCAGGGTACGAGCGTATATTCCAGCATTTTAAATAAAAACATATTGTTTTGGTATTATGACAGCCTGGAAATCGATATGAAACGTGAAAGCATCAGCCGTTATTCCGGCTTTGGAGATCGCGCCAATCTCTACAGCCTAATGAGAGGGAATTATATTGTTACTCATGAAAATAAGGAGAGGAATATGCCTTATGGATTTGAACCCTTCCTTTCAGACGGTGGCTATCAAGTGTATCAAAATACCAATAAGCTCCCATTCGTACGAACGACAAGTACGGTTTACAGTGAACGTTCTCTTGAAGATACATCCGTGGTCGGAAGAGAACATGCAATGCTGCAAGGGATCATATTAGAAAACCCGAAACAAACTACAGCGTCTCTCGAGCCGCTTCCAAACCTTATGGATCAGGCTGAAGTTGAAAGCGTCCGCTCTACTTATAA
It contains:
- a CDS encoding MFS transporter codes for the protein MNQLEEKFETVQKAPEFKKNSQVFRFIGGNLVSFFGDQIYMIALPLIVLAITESPLSMGIVAALERLPVLIQPIAGVIADRFNRKSLLLVCDLLRGLIIGGNGGFTYERGLYGCGKCMWGLL
- a CDS encoding GNAT family N-acetyltransferase translates to MRRFTSTDDYQAIKPLLCLATSEGKAEQALFQYLKSEEQSLFLYEKEGMLAGCMGIKFTTNYNAVIQQIAVSPGYRKQRIGKSMVEFILEQYKLRELSAETDDEAVGFYQKLGFEVKSLGEKYKGVTRYQCTLYQN
- a CDS encoding class I SAM-dependent methyltransferase, coding for MKRDELFLEELKEMDEEFSGWDFSYVSGTGRIQSGALSWSYGSKVRRLMRNTEAMLDMGTGGGEFLSQLRPLPDYTAATEGYEPNLPVAKNRLEPLGVKIVQINEDDKLPFEDNRFDLIVNKHESFDPSEVKRVLKPGGTFLTQQVGGLDCLQINEALHAKENQYKDWNLTEAMNGLKAQEFKVVTIREDYPVQRFFDIGALVYYLKAIPWQVPDFNLEDYQDELYSINEIIKDRGYFEVRQHRFLIQAER
- a CDS encoding glycosyltransferase family 2 protein, giving the protein MRRSLISLILPSFNEEENIPLIYENLHHIMALVNYDYELIFIDDGSEDQTLEYIQDLGRKHPHVKYVSFTRNFGKEAALLAGLEKSNGDAVIIMDADLQHPAFLIPEMIQGYEEGYDQVIAKRNRNGESPLRKTLSTLFYKGINQLVDVTLKNGIGDFRLLSRPVVNDILKLSEGNRFSKGLFAWVGYEEKVINYENVARQSGSSKWSLSKLLNYAIDGLVSFNTRPLRICLYTGMLILLMSLGYIAFIFVQIVRNGIDVPGYFSTISAILFLGGVQLLSLGVIGEYIGRMYNEVKRRPHYLVKESNIHDSKNKVSQ
- a CDS encoding GtrA family protein, whose protein sequence is MIQKIKSLNNELTRFILVGGINTLNYYFIFLLLHNLLRAHYMVAHITGFLVSFVISFYLNTYFTYRVKPTLKKFLQFPLTQVVNLSTSSFLVYALVEWFALNSNLAPIIAVFFTVPITFIVTSKILKQ
- a CDS encoding YfhO family protein; protein product: MKKFLWILLGSLLAASLSHLFFLQEWADGGYMAGPNDGLNQMLPFKQLIYENYTKGNFFYSFEFGFGGGIYGQLGYYFSTNLFFLLTIVVVFLLELMHIINAPDVLFWAQLTVFTSILRMATVMIITTYVFRYFSVRALPAFAGAALYGSSVIYFRHVIYWEFFADAFLFIPILVLGVEKIIREQKPGWFLFAVAVTLFNNFYFSYISLLFIGIYILVRWFIPLEKRETGKLKQVKLYLISGSLGFGLGSLAFIPTVYAYLNNYRPAFNQQRPLLNLSDNILLDSRTFLLAGVVVIFLFLFSFYKNRLFRFFASLTLLFIVFHFSPFMGSAFNGFSAPRNRFEYAGFFVAGALVAVGLHLNRHIKKAELSIAVVLTILMYGIFAWSDQHYSIDHIYDVYMIVQIAVTIASVYLISMPDKKLKRVGISLLILVNAGMMNAYQYDKLYTAGNIRATTKDYILSDAYNSEKQSKLIETIEEQNKRTFSRVEWRGMDDKNNMPLIQDFQGTSVYSSILNKNILFWYYDSLEIDMKRESISRYSGFGDRANLYSLMRGNYIVTHENKERNMPYGFEPFLSDGGYQVYQNTNKLPFVRTTSTVYSERSLEDTSVVGREHAMLQGIILENPKQTTASLEPLPNLMDQAEVESVRSTYKDGQLNVEEKTGGIDLKFSNVPETAEDLYVSFYLKNNVKEAPWFPLHVNDFETSRKSRESFYRTGINNITIRVPKEKKISIRVPKGSYQLKDIEVYSEDYKVLEKASRETPQPANAEVNGNQVNVQLDNQKNHRYLTIPVPYEKGWHVKVNGEQKDILKANYALLGVELEEGKNDITFTYRPPYFSILSILSILSLIVSLIWLRKRGR